GGGGTGCCGTTGCAGCACCCCCACCCTTCGTTCTCAGTGCGTCAGTTCTTAGACGTGGTCACCGTGCGAGTGGCCGCCGCCGCTGCCGGTGGTGCCCTGGGGACCGGCGGGCGCCGGGAGGTTGAGACCACCCGGGATGCTCTTGCCCTTGACGCCGTTCACCGACTCCGTGGAGTAGGAGTAGACGAGCACGGCAAGCGCGATCGCATCGATGTTCACGTCGAGCGCCTCGACGTTCACGTTGTCGATCGTGTCGCACGCCTGGTGGTAGCACTGGTCGAAGGACTCACCCGCGACACCGCCCCAGATCGCCTGCTGCTCGGCGGTCTTGACGACCTCGGCGCCCGTGAACAGGCCACCGGCCGGGATGCCCTCGAGGATGAAGGCTTCGTAGTCGCTGCGACCGCTGAACTCGGCGTCGTCATAGGGCTGCCCCACACTCGTGAAGTAGCTCTCGAAGAGGTCCTCGATCTGAACCGAGCCCGCGGGCACGTCGACCGGCGCCGGGAACTGCGATTCGTCACCGTCGTAGATCATGAAGATGTAGTTCGGCGACGCGACCATGTCGAAGTTGAGGTACAGCGCGATGCGGTCCTTCTCGGCCTGCGAGAGACCGTCGACGTAGGCCTGCGAGCCGATCAGACCTGCCTCCTCGGCACCCCACCATGCGAGGCGGATGGTGTTCTCTGGCTTCAGCTTCGACAGGTTTTGGGCGATCTCGAGCAGCGAAGCGGAACCGCTGCCGTTGTCGTTGATGCCGGGACCTGCCTGCACCGAGTCGAGGTGCGCGCCGGCCATGACGACGTTGTCGGTGTTCGTGCCGGGCAGTTCCGCGATCACGTTCTTCTGCGGACGCAGCTCGGGTGCGGGCACGAAGACGTGGGCCGTTGATCCCGCCTGCGAGAGGGCAACACCCTGCTCGTAGCTGGCACCGACCACGGGGATGCCGACGATGTTCGAGCCGCCCAGCGTGCCGACGATGAGGTCCTGACGGTCGGCAGTGGCGGCGTCGCCCGCGTTGAAGATGATGACGCCGGCGGCGCCCGCTTCTTCAGCGTTGATCGCCTTGTCGGCGAACGGGCAGAAACCGCGCTGAATGAGGGCGATGGAGCCGGCGGGGAAGCCCACGAAGTCGGCGTCGTCGCATCCACTGGTGTTCGCATTGCCGAGGCCGAGTTGCAGGTCGACTCCGACGACGGACGCCGTCACGTCACCCGGGCCGCTGCCGGTGAACGGCCC
The Diaminobutyricimonas sp. LJ205 genome window above contains:
- a CDS encoding M28 family metallopeptidase, which gives rise to MIPAGAATAAPAAKCDNRNNNTISKLLECVNADGAMEHLEAFQRIADENGGNRAAGLPGYEASVDYVVETLEAAGWNVTIDEFDFTFVGPSTLTQLTPTNAEYPTGPFTGSGPGDVTASVVGVDLQLGLGNANTSGCDDADFVGFPAGSIALIQRGFCPFADKAINAEEAGAAGVIIFNAGDAATADRQDLIVGTLGGSNIVGIPVVGASYEQGVALSQAGSTAHVFVPAPELRPQKNVIAELPGTNTDNVVMAGAHLDSVQAGPGINDNGSGSASLLEIAQNLSKLKPENTIRLAWWGAEEAGLIGSQAYVDGLSQAEKDRIALYLNFDMVASPNYIFMIYDGDESQFPAPVDVPAGSVQIEDLFESYFTSVGQPYDDAEFSGRSDYEAFILEGIPAGGLFTGAEVVKTAEQQAIWGGVAGESFDQCYHQACDTIDNVNVEALDVNIDAIALAVLVYSYSTESVNGVKGKSIPGGLNLPAPAGPQGTTGSGGGHSHGDHV